From Myxococcota bacterium, the proteins below share one genomic window:
- the ptsP gene encoding phosphoenolpyruvate--protein phosphotransferase, whose product MKSRGSEHRGLPVSPGIAIGPAYVLRRERIVIPEHRIRDEQADGEVERLRMAFASTRAKLDEIKRGMQGTGLVGTIFDAQFLFLEDPTLLQHAEANIREHGLNAEWALQRELRRLEELFESLPDPYLRERASDIGFIVRRVLQALMGREPEGLRNAPPGVIVVAEDLSPGEVAQVTRQSVAGFVTETGSRTSHVTIMARSLEIPAVVAVGAELVRELADGVTLILDGRTGRVIVDPDPTTIAEYQKQLADLKALSRELFRYVDLPAETKDGVAMSLLANVDQLEEARDALRYGAEGIGLYRTEFLFLNRHDLPGEDEQCAAYARILAAVAPYSATIRTLDIGGEKVPTGLDLSDEANPALGLRGIRMSHHRPDVFRTQLRALLRASTQGKLKILLPMVSSLAEVEQARAALDVAKRELARERVVFDRDVPLGVMIETPAAAMIVDLIAPYADFLSIGTNDLLQYTLAVDRSNEQVAYLYEPLHPAHLRMIQRIGQAARRSGIVVGMCGEMAGDPLHVWILLALGIRELSMAPFAIPLLKRILRDSTAAEARELLMECLRLGGPQDIRQRVEQRMRERFPVEFERMALQG is encoded by the coding sequence GTGAAGTCGCGCGGCTCCGAGCACCGCGGACTGCCCGTCTCACCGGGAATCGCGATCGGTCCCGCGTACGTCCTACGGCGCGAGCGCATCGTGATTCCCGAGCACCGCATCCGCGACGAGCAGGCCGACGGCGAAGTCGAGCGCTTGCGCATGGCCTTTGCGTCGACGCGCGCCAAGCTCGACGAGATCAAGCGCGGCATGCAGGGCACGGGCCTGGTCGGCACGATCTTCGACGCGCAGTTCCTGTTCCTCGAGGACCCCACGCTCCTGCAGCACGCCGAGGCGAACATCCGCGAGCACGGGCTGAACGCGGAGTGGGCGCTGCAGCGCGAGCTGCGCCGGCTCGAGGAGCTGTTCGAGTCACTGCCCGACCCGTACCTGCGCGAGCGCGCCAGCGACATCGGCTTCATCGTGCGCCGCGTGCTGCAGGCGCTGATGGGCCGCGAGCCCGAAGGCCTGCGCAACGCGCCGCCCGGCGTGATCGTGGTGGCCGAGGACCTGTCACCCGGCGAGGTCGCACAGGTGACTCGCCAGAGCGTGGCCGGCTTCGTGACCGAGACCGGCTCGCGCACCTCGCACGTCACGATCATGGCGCGCAGCCTGGAGATCCCCGCGGTGGTCGCGGTGGGCGCCGAGCTCGTGCGCGAGCTGGCCGACGGAGTCACGCTGATTCTCGACGGCCGCACCGGCCGCGTGATCGTCGACCCCGATCCGACCACGATCGCCGAGTACCAGAAGCAGCTCGCCGACCTGAAGGCGCTGTCGCGCGAGCTGTTCCGCTACGTGGACCTGCCCGCCGAGACCAAGGACGGCGTGGCGATGAGCCTGCTCGCGAACGTCGACCAGCTGGAAGAGGCGCGCGACGCGCTGCGCTACGGCGCCGAGGGCATCGGGCTGTACCGCACCGAGTTCCTGTTCCTGAACCGGCACGACCTGCCCGGCGAAGACGAGCAGTGCGCGGCCTACGCGCGCATCCTGGCCGCGGTCGCGCCGTACTCGGCCACGATCCGCACGCTCGACATCGGCGGCGAGAAGGTTCCGACCGGCCTGGACCTCTCCGACGAGGCGAACCCGGCGCTCGGGCTGCGCGGCATCCGCATGTCGCACCACCGGCCCGACGTGTTCCGCACCCAGCTGCGGGCGCTCTTGCGGGCCAGCACCCAGGGGAAGCTGAAGATCCTCCTGCCCATGGTCTCCAGCCTGGCCGAGGTGGAGCAGGCGCGCGCGGCGCTCGACGTGGCCAAGCGCGAGCTGGCGCGCGAGCGGGTGGTCTTCGACCGCGACGTGCCGCTGGGCGTCATGATCGAGACTCCGGCCGCGGCCATGATCGTGGACCTGATCGCGCCCTACGCGGACTTCCTGTCGATCGGGACCAACGACCTCTTGCAGTACACGCTCGCGGTCGACCGCTCGAACGAACAGGTCGCCTATCTCTACGAGCCGCTGCACCCGGCGCACCTGCGCATGATCCAGCGCATCGGTCAGGCGGCGCGGCGCTCGGGAATCGTGGTCGGGATGTGCGGTGAGATGGCCGGTGACCCGCTGCACGTCTGGATCCTCCTGGCGCTGGGCATCCGCGAGCTCTCCATGGCGCCCTTCGCGATCCCGCTGCTCAAGCGCATCCTGCGCGACTCGACCGCAGCGGAAGCCCGCGAATTGCTGATGGAATGCCTGCGCCTGGGCGGCCCCCAGGACATCCGCCAGCGGGTCGAACAGAGGATGCGCGAGCGCTTTCCCGTTGAGTTTGAGCGAATGGCCCTTCAGGGTTAG
- the metK gene encoding methionine adenosyltransferase — MGRRLFTSESVSMGHPDKVADQVSDAVLDAYLAQDPQSRVACETLTKTGFVCVAGEITSQAHVKIPDVVRQAVLDIGYDDSRLGLDGASCGILVAIEEQSPDISQGVTEGEGLYKEQGAGDQGMMFGYACTETEELMPLPIMLAHKLVARQAECRMSGELDFLRPDAKSQVTVEYGGTGPIRLDAIVLSTQHSPDIAYEALKSKVIDAIVRPVLPRHLLDENTRIFVNPTGRFVVGGPQGDAGVTGRKIIVDTYGGMGRHGGGAFSGKDPSKVDRSAAYACRWVAKNLVAAGAAERLEVQVSYAIGVAEPVSVLVDTFGTGHVDDDRIERAIRKRFDLTPRGIIDALDLLRPIYRQTAFHGHFGRTGDAFTWEKTSLADDLRRDLGL; from the coding sequence ATGGGGCGCAGACTGTTCACTTCGGAGTCGGTTTCGATGGGCCACCCCGACAAGGTGGCCGACCAGGTTTCCGACGCCGTGCTCGACGCGTATCTCGCGCAGGACCCGCAGAGCCGGGTCGCGTGCGAGACGCTGACCAAGACCGGCTTCGTCTGCGTCGCGGGTGAGATCACGAGCCAGGCTCACGTGAAGATCCCCGACGTCGTGCGCCAGGCGGTGCTCGACATCGGCTACGACGACTCGCGGCTCGGCCTGGACGGCGCGAGCTGCGGCATCCTGGTCGCGATCGAGGAGCAGTCGCCCGACATCTCGCAGGGCGTGACCGAGGGCGAAGGGCTCTACAAGGAGCAGGGCGCCGGCGACCAGGGAATGATGTTCGGCTACGCGTGCACCGAGACCGAGGAGCTCATGCCGCTGCCGATCATGCTGGCGCACAAGCTGGTCGCGCGGCAGGCCGAGTGCCGCATGTCGGGCGAGCTCGACTTCCTGCGGCCCGACGCGAAGTCACAGGTCACCGTCGAGTACGGCGGCACGGGCCCGATCCGGCTCGACGCGATCGTGCTCTCGACCCAGCACAGCCCCGACATCGCCTACGAGGCGCTGAAGTCGAAGGTGATCGACGCGATCGTGCGCCCGGTGCTGCCCAGACACCTGCTCGACGAGAACACGCGCATCTTCGTGAACCCGACCGGCCGCTTCGTGGTCGGCGGGCCGCAGGGCGACGCGGGAGTCACCGGCCGCAAGATCATCGTCGACACCTACGGCGGCATGGGCCGCCACGGCGGCGGCGCGTTCTCGGGCAAGGACCCCTCGAAGGTCGACCGCTCCGCCGCCTACGCCTGCCGCTGGGTGGCGAAGAACCTGGTCGCGGCCGGCGCCGCCGAGAGACTCGAGGTGCAGGTCAGCTACGCGATCGGCGTGGCCGAGCCGGTCTCGGTGCTGGTCGACACGTTCGGTACCGGCCACGTCGACGACGACCGGATCGAGCGCGCGATCCGCAAACGCTTCGACCTGACTCCGCGCGGGATCATCGATGCGCTCGACCTGCTGCGCCCGATCTACCGGCAGACCGCGTTCCACGGTCACTTCGGGCGCACCGGCGACGCGTTCACCTGGGAGAAGACCAGCCTGGCGGACGACCTGCGCCGGGACCTCGGTCTCTAA
- the ahcY gene encoding adenosylhomocysteinase, with amino-acid sequence MFDAFKVADLSLADWGRKEIRLAEHEMPGLMALRKRFGAAQPLKGARIMGSLHMTVQTAVLIETLTALGAEVRWCSCNIFSTQDHAAAAVAVGPHGTPKDPRGIAVFAWKGESLEEYWWCTREALRFPDGGGPDLIVDDGGDATLLIHKGLEFEKAGAVPAFKRGAEPEEWGIILELLRKMQRDEPGVFGRIAPRIRGVSEETTTGVHRLYQMEKAGTLLFPAINVNDSVTKSKFDNIYGCRHSLPDGLARATDVMLGGKVAVVMGFGEVGKGCAAALRGQGCRVIITEIDPICALQAAMEGYQVTTLDEVVETADIFITATGNVNLITVDHMARMKDKAIVGNIGHFDNEIDIAGLKQGEGIQKVQIKPQYDEFTFPDGHSVLILAEGRLLNLGCATGHPSFVMSASFTNQVLAQLELWSNAGKYQKKVYVLPKSLDEEVARLHLDHLGVKLTKLTSEQAAYIGVPVDGPYKPDHYRY; translated from the coding sequence ATGTTCGATGCGTTCAAGGTCGCCGATCTTTCGCTGGCGGATTGGGGCCGCAAAGAGATCCGCCTGGCCGAGCACGAGATGCCCGGGCTCATGGCGCTGCGCAAACGCTTCGGTGCGGCCCAGCCGCTCAAGGGCGCGCGCATCATGGGCAGCCTGCACATGACGGTGCAGACCGCGGTGCTGATCGAGACGCTCACCGCGCTCGGCGCCGAGGTGCGCTGGTGCAGCTGCAACATCTTCTCGACCCAGGACCACGCCGCGGCGGCGGTGGCGGTGGGACCCCACGGCACGCCCAAGGACCCGCGCGGCATCGCGGTGTTCGCGTGGAAGGGCGAGTCACTCGAGGAGTACTGGTGGTGCACGCGCGAGGCGCTGCGCTTCCCCGACGGGGGCGGCCCGGACCTGATCGTCGACGACGGCGGTGACGCCACGCTCCTGATCCACAAGGGCCTCGAGTTCGAGAAGGCCGGGGCCGTGCCCGCGTTCAAGCGCGGCGCGGAGCCGGAAGAGTGGGGGATCATCCTCGAGCTCTTGCGCAAGATGCAGCGCGACGAGCCGGGTGTGTTCGGGCGCATCGCGCCGCGCATCCGGGGTGTCTCCGAGGAGACCACGACCGGCGTGCACCGGCTGTACCAGATGGAGAAGGCGGGCACGCTGCTCTTCCCGGCGATCAACGTGAACGACTCGGTCACCAAGTCGAAGTTCGACAACATCTACGGCTGCCGGCACTCACTGCCCGACGGCCTGGCGCGCGCCACCGACGTGATGCTGGGCGGCAAGGTCGCCGTGGTGATGGGCTTCGGCGAGGTCGGCAAGGGCTGCGCAGCCGCGCTGCGCGGCCAGGGCTGCCGCGTGATCATCACCGAGATCGATCCCATCTGCGCGCTGCAGGCCGCGATGGAGGGCTACCAGGTCACGACGCTCGACGAGGTGGTCGAGACCGCCGACATCTTCATCACCGCCACCGGCAACGTGAATCTGATCACGGTCGACCACATGGCGCGCATGAAGGACAAGGCGATCGTCGGCAACATCGGTCACTTCGACAACGAGATCGACATCGCGGGCCTGAAGCAGGGCGAGGGCATCCAGAAGGTCCAGATCAAGCCCCAGTACGACGAGTTCACCTTCCCCGACGGTCACTCGGTGCTGATCCTCGCCGAGGGCCGGCTGCTCAACCTGGGCTGCGCCACCGGTCACCCGAGCTTCGTCATGTCGGCCTCGTTCACGAACCAGGTGCTGGCGCAGCTCGAGCTGTGGAGCAACGCGGGCAAGTACCAGAAGAAGGTCTACGTGCTGCCGAAGTCACTCGACGAGGAGGTGGCGCGGCTGCACCTCGACCACCTGGGCGTGAAGCTGACCAAGCTCACGTCGGAGCAGGCCGCGTACATCGGCGTGCCCGTCGACGGACCCTACAAGCCCGATCACTATCGGTACTAG
- a CDS encoding SpoIID/LytB domain-containing protein, with protein MRARLAAAAVSLALLAGTSVADELVRVRIAAGVSSVTVSGDDLRADGHALRAGSVALSAAGGQVRSGGKARGDSIVLDARGPVRVDGRAFLGSVRATARGGVLELVNVVPLEPYVASAIASETPADWPEEALKAQAVVARTYALHERDRRGAESFDLESSVISQRYGAGPVPEGAASAARATAGEYLAFAGQPILAAFHSSSGGTTASSEEVWGEDLPYLRSVSSPDDAAPDYFWSYDISLDDLAAALRDAGYAPGSLDRAHVTERSDSGRVERIQLGSVLLSGRDLRELLGGRALRSALFDVRVEGGRARFLGSGSGHGVGLCQWGASELARRGSSYRRILAHYYPGSDLRRVRANGSTPIDWSARR; from the coding sequence GTGCGCGCTCGGCTCGCCGCCGCCGCTGTCTCGCTCGCGCTGCTGGCAGGCACGTCGGTTGCCGACGAGCTGGTGCGGGTGCGGATCGCGGCGGGCGTCTCGAGCGTGACCGTCTCGGGCGACGACCTGCGCGCCGACGGCCACGCTCTGCGCGCCGGCAGCGTGGCGCTCAGCGCGGCGGGCGGGCAGGTGCGCTCGGGCGGCAAGGCGCGCGGTGACTCGATCGTGCTCGATGCTCGCGGGCCCGTGCGCGTCGACGGCCGGGCGTTCCTGGGCAGCGTGCGGGCCACGGCGCGCGGCGGCGTGCTCGAGCTCGTGAACGTGGTCCCGCTCGAGCCCTACGTGGCGAGCGCGATCGCCAGCGAGACACCGGCCGACTGGCCCGAAGAGGCGCTGAAGGCGCAGGCCGTGGTCGCGCGCACCTACGCGCTGCACGAGCGCGACCGGCGCGGCGCGGAGTCGTTCGACCTCGAGTCCTCGGTGATCTCGCAGCGCTACGGCGCGGGCCCGGTGCCCGAGGGCGCCGCGTCGGCCGCGCGCGCCACCGCCGGCGAGTATCTCGCCTTCGCCGGCCAGCCGATCCTGGCGGCGTTCCACTCGTCGTCCGGCGGCACCACCGCCTCGTCGGAGGAGGTCTGGGGCGAGGACCTGCCCTATCTGCGCAGTGTCTCGTCGCCCGACGACGCCGCACCCGACTACTTCTGGAGCTACGACATCTCGCTCGACGACCTGGCGGCCGCGCTGCGCGACGCGGGCTACGCGCCGGGGTCGCTCGACCGCGCGCACGTGACCGAGCGCAGCGACAGCGGGCGCGTCGAGCGCATCCAGCTGGGCTCGGTGCTGCTCTCGGGCCGCGACCTGCGCGAGCTGCTCGGCGGCCGCGCGCTGCGCAGCGCGCTGTTCGACGTGCGCGTCGAGGGCGGCCGCGCACGCTTCCTGGGCAGCGGCTCGGGCCACGGCGTCGGACTCTGTCAGTGGGGCGCGAGCGAGCTCGCGCGCCGGGGCTCGAGCTATCGCCGGATCCTGGCACACTACTATCCCGGCAGCGACCTGCGCCGAGTGCGCGCGAATGGCTCGACGCCGATCGACTGGAGCGCGCGGCGTTGA
- the yajC gene encoding preprotein translocase subunit YajC has product MNTQAETQAPSTPQTPPAGSPGSILGSPIFVLVAMLLLTWALFIRPQQRRDKEQKAMLSQIEKGDTIVTTGGIHARVTGVTDTVLTVEIAPNVQGVKLDRSAVASRVAKKADKS; this is encoded by the coding sequence TTGAACACCCAGGCCGAGACCCAAGCCCCGAGCACCCCCCAGACTCCGCCGGCGGGATCGCCGGGCAGCATCCTGGGCAGCCCGATCTTCGTGCTCGTGGCGATGCTCCTGCTCACCTGGGCGCTGTTCATCCGCCCGCAGCAGCGCCGCGACAAGGAGCAGAAGGCCATGCTCTCGCAGATCGAGAAGGGCGACACGATCGTCACCACGGGCGGCATCCACGCGCGCGTGACCGGCGTGACCGACACGGTGCTCACGGTCGAGATCGCGCCGAACGTGCAGGGCGTGAAGCTCGACCGCAGCGCGGTCGCGTCGCGCGTCGCGAAGAAAGCCGACAAGTCGTGA